From Klebsiella electrica, the proteins below share one genomic window:
- the ypdK gene encoding membrane protein YpdK: MKYFIMGVSFMVIVWAGTFALMI; the protein is encoded by the coding sequence GTGAAATACTTTATTATGGGCGTATCTTTTATGGTCATCGTTTGGGCCGGTACTTTTGCCCTGATGATTTAA